Below is a genomic region from Listeria swaminathanii.
CGATTAATGAGGTTACTTTAACACAGAGCCCAGTCTCTTCTAAATACTCCCTGATTAGCGCTTCTTCAAAAGATTCCCCCAGTTCAATCGCTCCGCCGGGAAATCCCCACAAATTCTTATCTGCTCTTTTTTGTAGAAGCAGCTTTCCTTGTTTATCTCTAAGGCAACCACTTACAAAGTTTAGTATTACTTTCTCATGACCTACTTTTTCTCTGATCCAATTAATATAGTTCATCGACTTTTCCACCTTTTAAATATTTTCCTATGTAAGAGATAATCTTAACCAAATTATACTACAAATTTAAATACTGAAAAATAGATTCCATTTCCTAAAAAGGGTAAAAAAATAGGAATCTTATCTAAGCCATTTTACTGACTCTAAACAAGATTCCTGCTTTTTTATAGTTTAAATAGTAAATCGCGTTTTATTTATTCACTGCTTGTGCCGCAGTAATCAACGTTAAGTTATAAACGTCATCTGTATTACAACCGCGAGATAAATCGTTCACTGGTGCGTTTAAGCCTTGTAAAATTGGGCCAACTGCTTCAAAGTTACCTAAACGTTGTGCAATTTTGTAGCCGATGTTTCCTGCTTCTAGGCTTGGGAAGATGAATACATTTGCGTCCCCTTTAATAACAGAACCTGGTGCCTTTTTCTCAGCAACAGTTGGTACGAATGCCGCATCAAATTGGAATTCGCCGTCTAATGTTAATTCAGGTGCTTTTTCTTTTGCAAGTGCTGTTGCTTCTACTACTTTTTCCGTTTCATCGGATTTAGCAGAACCTTTTGTCGAGAAGCTTAACATAGCAACGCGTGGGTCAATGCCGAAAATTTCTGCTGTTTCCGCACTAACAATCGCGTTTTCCGCTAAGTCTGCTGCAACTGGGGCGATATTGATAGCTACATCGCTGAATAAGTAGCGTTCTTCGCCACGAACCATAATCATCGCACCAGCAACTTTACTTACGCCTGGTTTTGTTTTAATGATTTGTAGTGCAGGGCGAACCGTGTCACCAGTAGAGTGAGCCGCACCACTTACAAGACCTTCTGCTTTTCCTGTGTATACAAGCATTGTTCCAAAATAATTTGGATCAACTAGCATTTTACGAGCAGCTTCTTCAGTTGCTTTACCGTTACGACGTTCTACAAATGCAGCCACTAATTCATCAAAAAGTGGATCTGTCGCAGGTTCATGAATAGCGATTCCTTCAACCGAAACGCCAATTTCTTTTGCTTTTGCTTCAATCTCGGCTTTATTTCCAAGTAAGATTGGTTGTACAATATTTTCTTTTTGCAGACGTGCAGCTGCTCCAACAATACGTTCATCTGTTCCTTCAGGTAATACAATGCGCACGTTTTTCCCAGTAACTTGTCCTTTGATCGTAGTAAATAAATCACTCATGTGTTATTTTCCTCCATTAATATACATATTATAGTTACCATTTTACTATAAAAAGGAGCAACTTGACAGAAAAAAAGCGATTAAAAACAGCTCCAGCACTTATTTCCGTGTATCAATACAGAGGGGAAAAGGCATGCTCCTTAGGTAAAAGAGCATCGTTCTGCGCAGAAGTTTTTTTGCTGTTATACCCTACTATTTTGCTATTCTACTAATAAATCTAAAAAAACACTTCATATTAAAGTCTGTTCGTGATAAAATGAACATAGTTGATAATGATTATCATGTTCAATGCATAACATAAAAGGAGGCCTACTAGCTTATGCAATTAAATGAAACTGCTGTCGGTGAAAAAGTTCGCATCTCAGAATTAAAAATAGAGAACGCGATGCTTAAACGTCGCTTACTTGCACTTGGTTGCGGCGAAGGTTGTGATATTTGTATCAAACAAAAAGGACTATTTGGTGGTCCCTGTACTTTTGAAACAAAAGGGCAATATATCAGTATTCGACAATGTGATGCTTGTGCCATTATGGTGGAACGCAGATGAGTCAAAATACATATTGTTTACTTGGAAACCCGAATACCGGAAAAACTTCTTTATTTAATGCATTAACAGGCTCTTATGAATATGTCGGGAACTGGAGCGGAGTTACCGTCGAAAAGAAAATCGGCACATTGCGCTCAAAAACAGGAAAATTAATTGATTTACCTGGCATTTATGATTTAAATCCTATTTCTCGTGATGAAACGGTTGTCACTAGATTTTTATTAGAAGAAAAATTTGATTGTATGTTAAATATTGTCGACTCCTCGCAAATTGAGCGGAATTTAAATTTAACGATTCAGCTGCTTGAATTCGGCGCACCTGTCGTGATGGGACTGAATATGATCGATGTGGCTGCTGGACGCGGTATCCATTTAAACATCCAAAACTTAGCGAAAAAACTGCGTATTCCGATTTTGCCAGTCGTTGCTCGGTCCGGAAAAGGTACCGATGATATCTTAACTACTTTATCGGAAAAACACGTGGCACCTGCGATTCCGCTTGTTTTACCATACGGAGAACCCGCGGAAAAAGCGATTGCCGAAATCCAAACTTTAACAAAAGATTTGATTCCAGCTAAACAATCTCGCTGGCTTGCCGTACAATTTCTCTCCAAAAATGAGGTCACAGAAGAATTTTTAGCAGCTACTCCAGCTTTCGAACAATTACAACAAATCAGAGCAGCACTCGACATAGCACTTGATGGCAAACTAGAAAATCATTTCCACCAAGTTCGTGTTAATTACATTCATGATATTTGTTTGACCTCGGTCGAATATACGCGTAATTCGGATATTCCATTTTCAGACAAACTCGATAAAATTTTCACGCATAAGTTTTTCGGGATTCCGATTTTCCTAGGTATTATGTGGTTAATTTTCCAAATAACCTTTACTTGGGTTGGCGCACCGCTGTCCGATTTGCTGGACGGTTTTATCGGAGGATCGCTGACGGATTGGGTGACATCTTTCTTGACGACCATCGGCGCATCTGGCTTTCTCGTTGATCTTGTTGCAGATGGAATTATCGCTGGGGTTGGTGGTGTGCTCGTTTTCGTTCCCCAAATCTTGGTTATCTTCTTCTTTATTTCCGTCCTAGAAGATTCCGGATATATGGCGCGGATAGCCGTTGTAATGGACCGAGTAATGGAAATTTTCGGCTTAAATGGCAAGGCTTTTATTCCCATGATTATCGGTTTTGGCTGTAACGTGCCAGGAATTATGGCGGCGCGCTCGATTGAAGAGTCCAAAGAACGGACGCTGACGATTCTTGTCTCGCCATTCATGTCTTGTTCCGCACGTCTTCCCGTATACGCCCTTTTCGTTGGTGTATTTTTCGAGAAATATCAAGCACTTGTCGTATTGTCACTTTACGTTATCGGAATTTTAATGGCACTCATTGTCACTAAAATCCTATCAAAAACACTACTTAAAAAAGATAATTCCGTATTCGTCGTCGAACTGCCACCCTACCGCTTACCGTCACTAAAAACCTTATGGCGCAGCACGTGGGAAAAAGGAAAAGGCTTCTTGCGTAAAGCGGGAACGTTCATTTTCGCAGGTTCGGTTGTCATTTGGTTGCTCAACTACGCAGGCCCATCCGGACTTAATGTACCAATGGGCGAAAGTTTCTTAGCCATCATCGGCGGCATGCTCGCACCACTACTCGTTCCACTCGGCTTTGGAACTTGGCAAGCCGGCGCCACACTGATTCCCGGATTTCTAGCAAAAGAAGTGGTCGTTTCTACAATGGCCATTATTTATGCCGTTGGGGAAAGTTCGATGGGCAGCGTCGTTAGCTCCTTCTATACGCCACTTTCGGCTTATTGCTTTATGCTGTTCATCTTGCTTTACATCCCTTGTTTAGCAACAGTTGCAGCAATTCGAAAAGAAACTAGTTCGTGGAAATGGACCGCATTTGCTATTGCCTATCCACTTGTCACAGCCTACACGTTAGTATTTCTGGTTTATCAAATCGGCAGTCTATTCGTTTAAGAAAGGATGTTTTTCATGAGCATTATCGTTAATTTATTACTTGGCGGCGCAATTTTTGGTTACACCATTTACGCGATTATCAAATTTGTCAAACGCAGCAAACAAGGAAAATGTGGCGGTTGCGAACTTGAAAAAGCCTGCAATTGCGAGTCAGACGAGCATACGAATTTAGATCATATATTTAAATAGCAAAAAGAGCCTATCTCAGGCTCTTTTTTATTTCGATTCCGGTTTAATCGTCACCGCAACAATTTCATATGGATTCCCTAACCGCGGAAATGCTTTTTGATGAAAACTTCCCGCACCAAGTCCAGCAGAAATTATCATCGTTTTCCCATCTTTCGTATGCTCACCATATACATACTTCGGCAAAAGTGTTCGCTGCGGCCCCGGAGCAATCGCGCCAATATTCGTATACGGAATACGTACAATCCCGCCATGCGTGTGCCCACTTAACGTCAAATCAAAACCATTTTCCACATAAAGCTCAAAATAATCTGGCATATGGGACAAAAGAATTTGATAATACTGCGCATCTTGCTGCTTTTTAATTTCAGCCAAGCCTTCCTCGTAATAAGGATAATCGTAATCTAAATTCGCACTACTCCGCAAACCAGATATCTGTAATTTCTGTCCGTTAACCTCGATAGTCGCCGTCTTATCTTCTACGTTAATAACACCGGCTTCTTCTAAAAATGGCTTATAATCCTTTTCATACGCCCTTTTAACATCATATTCATGATTCCCCGGCGAATAATAAACCGGCGCAATCTTCGTTAATTTTTTAATAAGTTCTTTTGGAACGCTATCCCCTTGCCTATCAAACAAATCCCCAGTAATAGCAATTACATCTGGCTTTAAATCCGCCACTTTAGTCAACAATTTTTCATTTTTATCGCCAAACTCACTAAAATGTAAATCTGATAATTGCACTAGTTTAATTTCTTTTTCAATTTTAGTAGAACTCACTTCATATTTTTTCACCGTCAACCTAGTCCCAAGAAACCACCCCACAACTAAAAGTACGACGATAATACTAATTGCTATAATCCACTTCATTTTTAAAGACATTTTTCCACCTCTGCGTTGCTGTTTCCATTTATTTTTATTACCGATTTTTGTAATCCATTAAACGTACTCAATCACAATTACTATCATTATAACCCAGATTAAGCGGTGACTCAAAATACACAAAGAAAATCCCCACTATAATTAAGCTATTTTGGAATTCTCCTTAAATAAATGCAGGAAATCCAAAAACATTAGGTTGACATAAACTTAATAAGATATATAATTAACTTATAAATACTTATATAAAATTACAAATAAACTTAAAATAAATTATTCAATGCGGAGGAAATTATGAATCAAAAAGAAAGAATAGTCGAGGAACTGAAGCTGCTAGAGGACAAGAAAACTATTTCTCAGGAAGAACTCATGCAGATTTTTTCCATTTCAAAAGATACAGCAAGGCGTGATATTTTAAAATTAGTCGAAAGTGGTTTGGCTGAACGCTATCCAGGTGGGGTGTCACAACCCATTTTAAAACCACAAATAGAAAGCTATACTAGTAGATTAGTTAAACAGAGTGAACAGAAACAAGCAATTGCTTCTGCAGCTGGTAACTTGATAAAAGACCAGATGACCATCTATTTAGATGTTTCTACCACAGTTCATTTTTTGGCTTCGGACCTTGAGCAAAGTGACTTAGTAGTAGTGACTAATTCTATGGATAATGCAATAGCTGCATCTCAGAAAGAAGATAATAAAGTATACTTGCTCGGTGGTTTTTTCAACTTCCAAT
It encodes:
- a CDS encoding NUDIX hydrolase, which gives rise to MNYINWIREKVGHEKVILNFVSGCLRDKQGKLLLQKRADKNLWGFPGGAIELGESFEEALIREYLEETGLCVKVTSLIGIYSKYEDSYPNGDRAQPISFFFELEYVSGELAAGDEETVELRYFKEDEVPRLVNKQHEDFLADLKQFHGQVLIR
- the pta gene encoding phosphate acetyltransferase; amino-acid sequence: MSDLFTTIKGQVTGKNVRIVLPEGTDERIVGAAARLQKENIVQPILLGNKAEIEAKAKEIGVSVEGIAIHEPATDPLFDELVAAFVERRNGKATEEAARKMLVDPNYFGTMLVYTGKAEGLVSGAAHSTGDTVRPALQIIKTKPGVSKVAGAMIMVRGEERYLFSDVAINIAPVAADLAENAIVSAETAEIFGIDPRVAMLSFSTKGSAKSDETEKVVEATALAKEKAPELTLDGEFQFDAAFVPTVAEKKAPGSVIKGDANVFIFPSLEAGNIGYKIAQRLGNFEAVGPILQGLNAPVNDLSRGCNTDDVYNLTLITAAQAVNK
- a CDS encoding FeoA family protein, with protein sequence MQLNETAVGEKVRISELKIENAMLKRRLLALGCGEGCDICIKQKGLFGGPCTFETKGQYISIRQCDACAIMVERR
- the feoB gene encoding ferrous iron transport protein B; its protein translation is MSQNTYCLLGNPNTGKTSLFNALTGSYEYVGNWSGVTVEKKIGTLRSKTGKLIDLPGIYDLNPISRDETVVTRFLLEEKFDCMLNIVDSSQIERNLNLTIQLLEFGAPVVMGLNMIDVAAGRGIHLNIQNLAKKLRIPILPVVARSGKGTDDILTTLSEKHVAPAIPLVLPYGEPAEKAIAEIQTLTKDLIPAKQSRWLAVQFLSKNEVTEEFLAATPAFEQLQQIRAALDIALDGKLENHFHQVRVNYIHDICLTSVEYTRNSDIPFSDKLDKIFTHKFFGIPIFLGIMWLIFQITFTWVGAPLSDLLDGFIGGSLTDWVTSFLTTIGASGFLVDLVADGIIAGVGGVLVFVPQILVIFFFISVLEDSGYMARIAVVMDRVMEIFGLNGKAFIPMIIGFGCNVPGIMAARSIEESKERTLTILVSPFMSCSARLPVYALFVGVFFEKYQALVVLSLYVIGILMALIVTKILSKTLLKKDNSVFVVELPPYRLPSLKTLWRSTWEKGKGFLRKAGTFIFAGSVVIWLLNYAGPSGLNVPMGESFLAIIGGMLAPLLVPLGFGTWQAGATLIPGFLAKEVVVSTMAIIYAVGESSMGSVVSSFYTPLSAYCFMLFILLYIPCLATVAAIRKETSSWKWTAFAIAYPLVTAYTLVFLVYQIGSLFV
- a CDS encoding FeoB-associated Cys-rich membrane protein codes for the protein MFFMSIIVNLLLGGAIFGYTIYAIIKFVKRSKQGKCGGCELEKACNCESDEHTNLDHIFK
- a CDS encoding metallophosphoesterase, yielding MSLKMKWIIAISIIVVLLVVGWFLGTRLTVKKYEVSSTKIEKEIKLVQLSDLHFSEFGDKNEKLLTKVADLKPDVIAITGDLFDRQGDSVPKELIKKLTKIAPVYYSPGNHEYDVKRAYEKDYKPFLEEAGVINVEDKTATIEVNGQKLQISGLRSSANLDYDYPYYEEGLAEIKKQQDAQYYQILLSHMPDYFELYVENGFDLTLSGHTHGGIVRIPYTNIGAIAPGPQRTLLPKYVYGEHTKDGKTMIISAGLGAGSFHQKAFPRLGNPYEIVAVTIKPESK
- a CDS encoding DeoR/GlpR family DNA-binding transcription regulator is translated as MNQKERIVEELKLLEDKKTISQEELMQIFSISKDTARRDILKLVESGLAERYPGGVSQPILKPQIESYTSRLVKQSEQKQAIASAAGNLIKDQMTIYLDVSTTVHFLASDLEQSDLVVVTNSMDNAIAASQKEDNKVYLLGGFFNFQSRVLSGEPVLGQLKQFNFDFAFIGGTGLTEEGIFYSELTDVYMKQEIIRNSEKVYLLIDSTKVNKKTAFKIDFSGIDGIITDIPLPKDLLQQLISEEVEVISLKGL